The sequence GGCCAACCCTTTTCCTCTTATTACGCCTTGTCATCGAGTTGTCAGTGCACAAGGGCTTGGGGGCTATATGCAGGAAGATTCACCTGGCTTCTATCGCGCCATCAAAATTTGGCTATTACGTCACGAAGGTGTTTTGTAAGAAGACTTCGCGAGCTTTCTGAGATCTTGGCTGCTCAGATAGAAAAAGAGTTTGACAAGAAGATTGCTGTGGGCTGCCAGCTTTGTAAAGCCATAAACTCCCCAAACCACCTTTCGAGTGAGTTTTGGTTCGGAAATCTTTTTGGCAGAGGCTTTCTGAGCAATAGTATTTAGAGTCAAGGCTGCTAATCCAAAAGCTAAAAAGCAAAATCGGCGAATACCGACTTCTTGTTTTGGAATAATTAGAATGTAATTGCAAGCTTCCATGAGTTTGCGGTAAGCGATATTCAGCAGATCAATTTGACTCATTTTGGAGGGCTTCCAAGAAACGCCCCGGGCGCGATCCTCTGAGGAATCCTTCAAGATATTGGTCATCTGTAGAGCTTGCCCAAAACCGACACTTAAAGATTCATGACTCCTCATGCATTGAGCAAAATGAGACGAGTGATTGCCAAAGAGATTGGTGAGTAGTTCTCCAACAACTCCAGCAACGACGTAACAATATTCTTCAAATTCAGCTAAATCACTTAATCCTTCTGTTGATTGTTTGGTGTGGAAGCGAGACATGCCTAAGGACATAATCGATACGCATTGGTTTACCGCCTCTTGATCTTTGGGGGAGCAGGCATGCAAAATTCTCAAGACAGCGGGCGTATGTTCAATAAGATCAAGTTCACTCGGGTTGGAATGGGTATTGAGAGCAGCGAGGCAAGGCCTTATAAATTCTTCGGCAGTGATCTTGCCCATCAAGCTATCTAAGAACAGTTGCGATAGTGCTTGTTTAGTAGGTGGACTGAGGTCGGGTGCATCCTCGATCGTATCGACAATGCGACAGAGTAGATATGCGTTGCCAACCACTTTTTCTAGGGCCTCTGGTAGCAAGGGGATAGTAAGCGCGAAGGTGCGCGAAACCGAGCCCAGAATCACTTTTTGATAGGCTAGGTCGGCTTGCAGGGTTGCCGAGGAAGTATTCACGCCTGAATTATGTCAGAAGGGCTTGCTTCAAGTTGGTTCAAAACCTTCCTTTGCCATAAGTGACAAGATCTTATAATTTGGCAAATTCATAAAGGAACTGGCTTGTGCTGATTTGGTTTGTGATTATTTATTGGATTATTTCAGTGGGCATTGGCCTCTGGGCTGCGTTGCGCGTCAAGAATACGGCTGACTTTGCTGCTGCTGGCCATAGCCTACCTCTTCCAATTGTTACTGCAACGGTATTTGCTACCTGGTTTGGTTCAGAAACTGTACTTGGCATTCCGGCAACTTTCCTAAAAGAGGGAATGGGCGGAATCGTGGCAGATCCTTTTGGTTCTTCACTCTGCTTAATTTTGGTGGGGCTCTTTTTTGCTCGTCATTTATACAGCCGAAAAATGCTCACCATTGGCGATTTCTTTAGAGAAAAATATGGCCGTACGGTTGAGGTTCTCGTCACACTTTGTATTGTGGTGTCTTACCTTGGTTGGGTTGCAGCACAAGTGAAGGCTTTAGGTTTGGTATTCAACGTTGTATCAGAGGGAAGTATTTCTCAAACAGGCGGCATGCTCATTGGTGCCTGTAGTGTTTTGATATACACCTTATTTGGCGGAATGTGGTCAGTAGCGATTACTGACTTTATTCAGATGATCATCATCGTGATCGGGATGCTATATATCGGCGGCGAAATGTCGACGCAAACTGGTGGAGTCATGCCTGTGATTCAACATGCAGCTGCCGCAGGCAAGTTTCATTTCTGGCCCGATATGAATCTAGCTTCGATGCTAGGTTTTATTGCTGCTCTATTCACCATGATGCTAGGTTCAATACCTCAGCAAGATGTGTTCCAACGCATTACCTCATCTAAAAATGTCAATATTGCTGTACAAGCTGCGATCTTGGGTGGGGTCCTCTATTTTATTTTTGCTTTTGTGCCCCTGTATTTAGCCTACTCTGCAACGCTAATTAGCCCAGACTTAGTGAATAAGTATCTTGATACTGACCCACAAATGATCTTGCCAAAGTTAGTCTTAAATCATGCTCCGATGATTGCGCAAATTATGTTTTTTGGCGCTTTACTCTCTGCGATTAAGAGTTGCGCCAGCGCCACCTTGTTAGCGCCCTCCGTCACCTTTGCCGAGAATATTGTTAAGGGATTTTTTAGGCATCTTAGTGATCAGCAGTTATTGAAAATCATGCGTATCACTGTAATTTGTTTCGCTGTAGTGGTTACTTTCTTTGCTGTTAATTCACAACTGTCTATCTTCAAGATGGTTGAGAGTGCCTATAAGGTCACTCTTGTCGCAGCTTTTGTACCCCTTGCTTTTGGAGTGTATTGGTCAAAAGCCAATTCCTTAGGTGGTTTGCTGGCAGTTGTCTTTGGACTTACCGTTTGGATTAGTTGTGAAATTTTGGCTCCGGAGGCTGTAATGCCTCCGCAGCTGGCCGGTTTGTTGGCAAGCATATTTGGGATGATTGCAGGAGGGTTTACCCCAAGATCACTCCTAAAACCTGTTTAAAGACTGCTATTACTTATAAATTCAGTAATTTTTAATCTTGAACCGCAAAATAATCTCCTCTAATATGACAGTAATTCAATCTTTTTTCGCAAGGTAGTTATGAAAATTTGTGTCATCGGTGGAGGCGGCGCTATTGGCGGATATTTAGCCGTAATGCTTGCTAGGGCTGGCAATGAAGTTACTGTCGTTGCTCGTGGTGCAACCTTGGCTGCAATTCAGGAGCGCGGCTTGGCTTTGATCATGGATGATCAGCCAGAGCCTTTAATTGCCCAAGTCAATGCGGTAGAAAAAATTACCGATGTTGAAAATCCTGATCTCGTGATTTTGGCTGTCAAGGCTCATCAAGTTGAGCCTATCGTTGATGACTTGGCAAAAATTATGGGCCCCAATACTATTTTGATTCCAATGCAAAATGGTATTCCCTGGTGGTACTTCCAAAAACTTGCTGGGCCATTTCAAGATCACTCAGTTGAAACGGTTGATGCGGGTGGTAAGGCTAAAAAAGCGATTAATCCCGACAATATTATTGGATGCGTTGTTTATCCAGCCACATTTACTCAGGCTCCCGGAGTCATTCGTCACGTTGAAGGCAATCGCTTCCCGATTGGTGAGCTCGATGGCCAAGTCACCGAGCGGATTCAGGCGGTATCCGAAGCCATGGTTGCTGCCGGATTTAAGTCACCAGTCTTAGAAGATATTCGTTCAGAAATTTGGTTGAAGCTCTGGGGCAATATGACCTTTAATCCCATTAGCTCTCTAACGCATGGAACTCTCGAGGGAATTTGTCAGTACCCTCTGACACGAGAGCTTGCTCGCAGCATGATGACCGAGGCCCAAACTATTGCTGAGAAATTGGGTGTGACCTTCCGCGTTGATATTGAGCGTCGCATTGCTGGCGCAGAAAAAGTTGGCAAGCACAAAACCTCAATGCTGCAAGATCTTGAGGCAGGCCGCAGCCTAGAAGTAGATGCTTTATTGGGGTCTGTCATTGAGTTAGGAAAAATTACAGATACCCCTACACCTTGCTTGAATTCAGTCTACGCCTTGACTAAGTATCTTGACGAAAACGTTCAGGCATCGAAAGGTAGCTTATCGCTCCCATCCGTATCAGGATATTAATCTTGGCTATATTGAGTGAGCCGTAAGACTCACTCAAGTCTCACTCAAATGCATTGTCGAGTCGACCTACGCTATCAATCACGACACTCACTTGGCTGCCGGGCTTCATGGAGCCGACCCCAACTGAAGTTCCGCAAGCAATAATGTCCCCCGCCTCAAGCGGAACATCTTGTGAGATAAGGCTGACGAGTTTTGCGGGTGGAAAAATCATGTCACTGACAGGATAGTTTTGACGTTCTTGATCATTCAAGATGGTTTTAATGCTCAGTGTCATAGGGTCAATACCGCTCGTAATATATGGGCCGAATACACCAAAGGTATTAAAGCTTTTTGAGCGAGTCCACTGAGCATAGCCAGGATCACGATTCAGTATTTCAATCGCTGTGACGTCGTTAATGCAGGTGTAACCAAAAATACAATGCTGTGCTTCAGACTCGCTGACCTCATGACAGTGCTTGCCAATGACGATACCAAGCTCTCCTTCGTAGACCACTTTTCCGGAGTAGGATTTTGGTGTGCGAATAGTTTGTTCATTGGCCAGGAAAGAATTATTGCCTTTCAAAAAATATAAAGGCTCTGCTGGGACTTTGTGCTCAAGTTTAGTAACTAGTGCATGAAAGTTATCCACCATGGCAATCATTTTTGAGGGAACGCAAGGAATATCTATTTTCACTTCTGCAAGAGGAATCGTCTCGCCTGTAGCTTGAGAATGTGCAAACATGTCTCCAGAGTGAACTTGGATCTGCTCCCCTGAGAGTTGACCGAAGCCTGGTTTATTGTGATGTGTAAATCTGAGCCATTGCGCCATAGTGTTCCTCGATTAAAAATGTCAATTTGATTATCTTACAGGGCAGGCGCTGGTCGGAATGAGAGGATTCGAACCTCCGACCCCCTCGTCCCGAACGAGGTGCGCTACCAGGCTGCGCTACATTCCGATTCGAATACTTTAGCAATGATTAGGATTGTCTTGCAAGCGAGTATTGGCATAAAGCAAACAAGGCATCTGTAGCCTCATTTTTAGGAAAAGAGGCCAGGCAATCTGCTGCTAAATGCGCTTCTTTCTGAGCGGCTGCTTGGGTGTAATCCAGAGCACCAGAATCTTGAACGGCCTTGAGAATTTGGGCAAAGACATCTTGGGGTAGATCTTGGTTTTGTTCAATCGCTGCCCGAACTAAGATCTGCTCTTCATGGCTTCCTTTTTCAAGAAGATAAATCAGCGGTAGGGTGGGCTTGCCTTCACGTAAATCATCTCCAGCATGCTTGCCCATTTGTTCGGCATCTGCTGTGTAGTCTAGTAAGTCATCCATGAGTTGGAATGCAGTACCAATGTGGCGACCAAAAGCAGCAGCTGTTTTTCTTTCAGCTTCACTAGCACCAGCAATAATTGCACCTAGTTCAGTGGAGGCCTCAAACAATTTAGCGGTTTTATAGCGAATGACTCTGAGATAGCTTTCTTCATCGACTTCAGGATCATTCATATTGAGGAGCTGTAAAACTTCGCCCTCAGCAATCGTATTGGTTGCATCTGACAGAATATCCATGACTCTGAGGTCATTAGGGCCAACCATCATTTGAAATGCTCGAGAGTAAAGAAAATCGCCAACTAAAACGCTAGCAGCATTACCAAAAGCAGCATTGGCAGTTTCACGTCCTCTACGCAGGGTAGATTCGTCCACTACATCGTCGTGCAATAGGGTGGCGGTATGGATAAATTCCACAACAGCAGCAAGTTCTAGAGCATGGGGCGTTTCTTTACCATTGGATAGGGCCTTGGCCACCAGCATCAAAAGGGCGGGGCGGACACGCTTGCCACCAGCCTGGATGATGTAGCTGGAGATTTGGTCAATGAGAGCCACTTTGGAGGCCAGCCGCAGTCGTATGAGATCGTCTAAAGCCTTGAAATCTAAGGAAATAGGTCCCAGAATTTGGTTTAGCTCATTGTTTTTGACAGAGGTGATCATGCAAGATATAATAATGGGCTTGGCTAATCCAGGGTGGATTAGCCCAAAATGTAGGCTTAAATTGAGGTTTCAAACCATGTACGCGGTCATAAAAACCGGTGGCAAACAGTATAAAGTTGCCGCTGGCGAAAAATTGAAAATAGAACAGATACCAGCGGAAATCGGCAGCGAAATCACTCTTGACCAAGTCCTCGCCGTTGGCGAAGGCGCATCACTGAAATTAGGTGATCCATTGGTTAATGGTGCAGCTGTGATGGCCACTGTCGTCTCCCAGGGACGTCACGATAAAGTGACAATCTTTAAGATGCGCCGTCGCAAGCATTATCAAAAGCACCAAGGCCATCGTCAGAATTTCACTGAGATTCTGATTAACACGATCAAAGCCTAATTAGGCGGGAATAGCAGGAGAAAGATATGGCACAGAAAAAAGGCGGCGGCTCGACTCGAAACGGCCGTGACTCAGAATCGAAACGCTTAGGCGTTAAGGTATTTGGCGGCGAGCAGATTAATGCTGGCAGCATCATCATTCGTCAACGCGGCACTAAGTTTCATCCAGGTGTTAACGTTGGCATCGGCAAAGATCACACTTTGTTCGCCTTAATTGATGGACAAGTTGAGTTTGGCGTTAAGGGTGCTTTGAAGAAGGCCCAGGTTTCAGTGTTGCCTCGTTCATAAAGGCGCCTGACTGAGACACGTTTTAATTCAGATTGATTCCGAATTTAACTCTTAGGAACAGGCCTCGCTAAAGCGAGGCCTTTTTTATTCATGAAATTTATAGACGAAGCACGTATCGAAGTAATCGCTGGCCAAGGTGGTGCTGGTAGTGCATCTATGCGTCGCGAAAAATTTATTGAGTTCGGTGGTCCTGATGGTGGCGACGGCGGCAAGGGTGGGAGCGTCTGGGCAATTGCAGATCGCAACATCAATACTTTGATTGATTACAGATATGCCAAAACCCATACTGCAAAAAATGGAGAGCCAGGACGTGGAGCAGATTGTTATGGCCGCGCGGGTGACGATATTGAATTGCGTATGCCAGTTGGCACAATCATTGCCGATTACGAGACAGGCGAACCCATCGCTGACCTCACTACCCATGGGGAGCGCTTATGCTTAGCCCAAGGTGGAGTTGGTGGTTGGGGCAATATTCACTTCAAGAGCAGTACAAATCGTGCACCCCGGCAGAAGACGAATGGCAAGCCCGGCGAACGTCGCAAGCTCAAGCTTGAGCTTAAAGTCTTGGCTGATGTGGGTTTATTGGGCATGCCAAATGCAGGCAAATCTACCTTGATTACTGCCGTCTCCAATGCGCGCCCTAAAATTGCAGACTACCCATTTACAACTTTGCATCCTAATTTGGGTGTAGTGCGTGTTGGGAGTGAGCGAAGTTTTGTGATTGCCGATATTCCAGGCTTGATCGAGGGTGCCGCAGAAGGTGCTGGCTTAGGCCATCGCTTCCTACGCCACCTTCAGCGCACCGGCGTCTTGTTACATCTCGTGGATCTTGCGCCCTTTGATGAAAATATCGATCCCGTTGCAGATGCAAAGGCGATCGTGAATGAGTTGCGTAAATATGATGAGGCCTTAGTTGAAAAACCCCGTTGGTTGGTGCTCAATAAAGTAGACATGATTCCTGAGGAGGATCGAGCTAAGGTAGTTGCTAATTTTGTGAAAAAATTTAAGTGGGAAGGCCCTGTCTTTGAAATCTCTGCACTAACAGGTTTGGGTTGCGATAAGCTCTGTTATGCCTTGCAAGATTATTTAGATTCAGTTCGTCGTAATCGTGACGAGGAAGATGAGCGTGCTGCAGATCCACGTTATCAAGTAGAAGATAAGAGTCCAGATTAAAGTATTGCCGTATATGAATAGCAAACAATCAAAACGTATCGTTGTCAAAGTGGGATCTAGTCTAGTCACCAATAATGGTGAGGGCTTAGACCATGCAGCAATTGCAATGTGGGCCGAGCAAATCGCCTCACTTTTAAGCGCAGGGCACCAAGTTTTGATGGTGAGCTCTGGTGCTATTGCTGAAGGTATGCAGCGCTTGGGATGGACTACTCGACCAACAGACATTCATCAGCTACAGGCTGCTGCAGCAGTGGGGCAAATGGGCTTGGTTCAGGGATATGAAACCTGCTTCGCGCGTTTCAACTTACGTAGTGCACAAATTCTACTAACGAATGCAGACTTGGCGAACGATGATCGTAATGCTAATGCTAAAGCGACTCTAGAAACTTTATTGAAGTTGGGCGTCATTCCTATTATTAATGAGAACGACACTGTAGTGACCGATGAAATTAAATTCGGAGATAACGATAACTTAGCTGCATTAGTAAGTAATTTAATTGAGGCTGATCTTCTGATCATTCTTACGGATCAGGGTGGTTTATATACAGCTGATCCACGCCATGATTCAGGTGCGAGCTTAGTGCTAAATGGTATTGCTGGAGACCCTGCCTTAGAAAAGATGGCAGGTGGTGCTGGGAGTCAGCTCAGTAAGGGTGGAATGTTAACTAAAGTACTTGCAGCAAAAGTCGCGGCCCAAACACGAACTTCTACCATCATTGCTTCTGGCAAAGAGCGAGATATTTTGACGCGCCTTTTGGCGGGCGACAGTATCGGTACTCGCTTGAGTGCCGATTGATATTTAATTACCCATCACGCCAAAAGAATTTGTTGGCTGAGTTCCACCCGTAAACTTCTCTGGATTCAGTGATCTGAGAACTGCTTTGAGACTTGTCTCTTGGGAGCTAAAGTCACACAAGGCCCCTTGAGCTAAAGCCGCTTGATAGCGATTGGGTACATGTAATTTAATGTAATTCCATTGACTCAAGGGATTTGGTCGCCATGCACCAGACTCATAGGAGCCATAGAGGCGCCATTGGTAAGAGTCACAACGAATGCCTTCATACTGCGCTTGCTGGTCTCCACTTGGATTGGTGATAACAACGATATAGCGCGTTACTCCATCTGCACCAATCAAAATTGAACTAGTGTCAATTGAAAACTTAAAAACGGTAGTGGGTGAAACATAAAAAGATTGAAGCTTGTCTGGATTGGGGGGATTTAAGGGCATCGTTGTTGAGCCCTCCTTGAATACACTGGGTGCAAAAGGATCCAAACCGCTCACCATGGGATCGCCACCGCAAGCAGTTAAGGTTAAACAAATGAGAGCACTTAGGGTATATGAGCGAGATTTTTGAAAAGATTTAATCATTTGAGTATTTGCCCTCTTTTGCATCTTTGACAGAGCCTTCTTTGGAATAAAAAGATTGCATGAGATCAAGAGGGGATCCCCAGACCAGTTCCTGCATTTTGATACCACGGGTGAGATTGCGAGCTAGTTCAGAGAGTGCAAGTTGATAAACCCCGCGTTTGAATTCAATAACGGAATTGAGTTCAATCCAAAAAGGGACCCAGCGCCATGCATCAAATTCAGGGTGCTCCGATGCTCTTAAATGAATATCGCTATCAAGCCCAACTAAACGCAATAGAAACCAGATTTGTTTTTGCCCCCGATAGGCAGCGCGGTGGACCCGAGTAGGGTGCTGCCGGCGTAAATACTCTTCTGGGACGTCATAGCGTAGCCAATCCCGGGTACGCCCAATAATTTGGACGTGCTCAGGCAGTAAGCCGACCTCCTCATGCAATTCGCGGTACATGGCCTGTTCTGGACTCTCGCCATGCGCAATTCCGCCCTGCGGAAACTGCCACGAATGCTGCCCAACGCGTTTTCCCCAGAAAACCTCGTTATGGCTATTGAGGAGGACAATGCCAACATTGGCTCTATATCCTTCACGGTCAAGCATGATCGTGCCCCAAATCCTTTAAAATCAACGATTTGATTATATCCATACATGAAAGCCTCACAATCATTTCTCGCGACGCTAAAAGAAGCCCCCTCTGACGCTGAGGTGGTTTCGCACAAGCTCATGGTGCGTGCAGGACTTATTCGCAAGCTAAGCGCTGGCATCTATAACTACCTCCCTTTGGGTTTAAAGGTGATTCGCAAGGTAGAAAACATCATTCGTGAAGAAATGAATCGGGCAGGCGCTATTGAATTATTAATGCCCATGATTCAGCCTGCTGAACTTTGGCAAGAAACTGGGCGCTGGGAAAAAATGGGCCCAGAATTACTCCGCATTAAAGATCGCCATGAGCGTGATTTTTTAATTCAGCCAACCTCAGAAGAGGTGATCACTGATCTAGCGCGTAACGAGATCAAGAGTTACAAGCAATTGCCGATTAACTTTTATCAGATTCAAACCAAATTCCGCGATGAACGTCGTCCTCGTTTTGGGATCATGCGTGGGCGTGAGTTCAGTATGAAGGATGCCTATTCCTTTGATCGTGATGTTGAGGGATTAAAAAAATCCTATCAAATCATGTTTGGTGCTTATACGAAAATCTTTCGGAGAATGGGGCTAAAGTTCCGCGCTGTCACTGCTGATAATGGCGCTATTGGCGGCTCTGGTAGCCAAGAGTTTCATGTGATTGCAGATACGGGTGAAGATGCCATCGTTTACTGCCCAAGTTCAGATTACGCGGCGAATTTGGAGGCTGCAGTGTCTTTACCGTTGCTTGGAAGTCGTGCAGCTGCTCAGCAGTCAATGCAAAAAGTAGTGACACCAACTCAGACCAACTGTGTAGAGGTGGCGAACTTCCTCAACATCCCCATTGAGACAACGGTGAAGTCACTCTTGTTTGCAGTTGACCAAGAAAAAGGGCCAGCCAAATTATTTATGTTACTGCTACGTGGCGATCATGATCTCAATGAAGTCAAAGCCAGCAAAGTTCCAGGAATGGCAGAGTCTCGTTTTGCAACTGAAGCAGAGATTAAACAAGCTTGCAATGCGCCGGCTGGATATTTAGGCCCAGTAGGTATTGCTCCTGATGTCAAAGTAGTTGCAGATCATACTGTTGCGAATATGTCTGACTTTGTTTGTGGCGCCAATCTTGCAGGTCACCACTTGACTGGTGTGAATTGGGGTCGCGACCTACCAGAGCCTTTAGTAATGGATCTTCGCAATGCGGTGATTGGCGATCCATCGCCCGATGGAAAAGGAGTGGTGGATATCTGTCGTGGCATTGAGGTTGGGCACGTTTTTCAATTAGGAACGCGTTACTCAGAAGCAATGGGTTGCACCTATCTTGATCAACAAGGAAAGTCACAGCCGATGGTGATGGGCTGTTACGGCATTGGTGTAACGCGTCTCTTGGGCGCCGCCATTGAGCAAGGCCATGATGAGCGCGGTATTATTTGGCCGATTTCGATGGCGCCATTTGAAGTCGTTATCTGCCCCATGAATTACGATAAGTCTGAGCAGGTTAAGGCCGCTGCTGACCAATTGCATGAACAGTTAATTGCTGCGGGTATTGACGTCATCCTTGATGATCGCGGCGAGCGTCCCGGCGCGATGTTTGCAGATTGGGAGTTGATTGGCGCACCATTTAGAGTGGTGATTGGTGAACGCGGGTTGGTAGATGCTCAAGTGGAATTTAAGGGGCGCACTGATGCTGAGTCCCAAAATATTTCCATTACTGAGATTAAAGATAAAGTCATTGCTGCTGTGAACTCAGCAAAGCAACTCGTTTCTTAATTACTTTTTAAATAAGCCGCCGATACCCTTGGCGGCTCCTTTAGCAGCCATGCCCGCCATGGCACGCGCCATCTTCCCGCCTTTGAATTGCTTCATCATGGTTTGCATTTGCTCAAACTGTGCGAGTAAGCGATTTACTTCTTGTACTTCAACTCCTGCTCCTGCAGCAATACGCCGTTTGCGACTAGCCTTGAGTAGCTCAGGCTTGCTACGTTCCTTTGGCGTCATGCTATCAATGATGCCGCGCATCCGTACAATTTGTTTGTCAGCTTGACCCATATTGGCTTTACTAGCTGCCTGAGCCATATGACTTGGGAGCTTATCCATTAGGCTGGCCATACCACCCATTTGCTGCATTTGAGAAATTTGATCTCGGAAGTCTCCCAGATCAAACCCTCCCTTAGAAATTTTTGTTGCTAACTTTTCTGCTTTAGCAACATCCACACTTTGTTGGGCCTGTTCTACCAGAGCCAAAATATCGCCCATGCCCAAAATACGGTTCGCCATGCGCTCGGCATCGAATGCTTCGAGCCCATCCATTTTTTCAGCAGTGCCAATGAACTTGAGGGGTACGCCCGTTACTTGGCGAACTGAGAGCGCAGCACCTCCACGTGAATCACCATCGAGCTTAGTGAGGATCACACCAGAGAGCGGCAGGGCATCATGAAAGGCTTTAGCAGTATTAACTGCATCCTGACCCAGCATGGCATCAACAACAAATAAAGTCTCTATAGGACTTAGTTTGTTATGCAGATCTTCAATCTCTTGCATGAGTACCTCGTCGATACCCAGTCGGCCAGCAGTGTCTACCAGCAGGACATCAAAGTAATGACGACGTGCCCAATCTAAGGCTGCAAGCGCAATAGCAGCGGGCTTTTGATCGACGCTACTCGGAAAGCACTCGGCACCAACTTGTTTGCTAACGGTAGCGAGCTGTTCTATAGCAGCCGGGCGGTACACGTCACATGAGACGGTGAGCACTTTCTTTTTCTTTTTCTCTTGGAGCCATTTGGCAAGCTTACCAACTGAAGTAGTTTTACCGGCGCCTTGCAAGCCGGCCATGAGGATGACTGCGGGGGGTTGGGTTGCTAAATTGATTTCACCGCTCTGAGAGCCATCTCCAGCCATTACCTGAGCAAGTTCTCGTTGGACAACACCCACTAAAGCCTGCCCAGGACTTAGACTGCCAACCACTTCTTCGCCAAGGGCTTTAAATTTAATTTGTTCGAGAAGCGTTTTAACGACCGGAAGGGCTACGTCTGCCTCTAATAGGGCTAAGCGGATTTCCCGAAGCATCTCTGCAGTATTGCTTTCGGTCAGGCGGGCTTCTCCCCGCATTGTTTTCACAACACGAGATAGGCGATCGGTCAGGTTCTCTAGCATTTATGGATTAGACTTTCAAGATGGACATTTTAGGTTACCTCAGTTACAGCTGGCTTACCCCAGCCCTTTATTTGCTGCTTTTAGTCTTTTTGACCCTAAGTTCGCAGGCTTTAGCGCAATCTCCAGTCTTTACTGGACTGGTACGCATCGGCATCTTTTTTATCTTGATCATTCACGGTATTCAGCTGCATGACTCGGTTTTTACGGACAAAGGCTTCGTTTTTGGCTTTGCTCAGGACCTTTCTTTAGTTGCGTGGGCGGGCCTCGCTTTTTATTGGTTCCAGTCCTGGTTTTTGCCCATCGTGAGTTTGTGTTGGATGGCCTTAATTTTTGCAATGGTTTGCTCTGTGCTGCCAGGCCTTTTTCCAGGCGTTCTGATTTCTCCCGATGCAGTATCTGACCCATGGTTTAAAGGGCACTTTATTGTTGCAACTCTGTCCGTTGGTCTTTTGAGCCTGGCAGCAATGCATGCCATGTTAATGAGTATTCAGGATCGGGCCTTGCATAGACAACTCAGTATTCGGCCTAATGGATTTTTGGCGCATTGGCTAGAAGATTTGCCACCATTGCTGACAATGGAAAGTCTTTTATTTAGCTTGCTGTATGTTGGCTTTGCGCTCTTGAGTCTGACCGTTTTTTCAGGACTCTTCTTTTCGCAAACCTTATTCGGCAGACCTTTGGTGTTTGACCATAAAACAATCTTTGCTTTGATTTCATGGTTTTTATTTGGCGGTCTCTTAGTAGCGCGCTGGAGAGTCGGATTGCGAGGAAGAGCAGCAGTGCGTTGGGTTTTGAGTGCTTACACAGCTTTAATTTTTGCCTATGTAGGAAGTCGCTTTGTTTTGGAAGTCATTCTTCATAAGGCGTGAACTTGATTAAGTGGCTACTCTTATT comes from Polynucleobacter paneuropaeus and encodes:
- the cgtA gene encoding Obg family GTPase CgtA encodes the protein MKFIDEARIEVIAGQGGAGSASMRREKFIEFGGPDGGDGGKGGSVWAIADRNINTLIDYRYAKTHTAKNGEPGRGADCYGRAGDDIELRMPVGTIIADYETGEPIADLTTHGERLCLAQGGVGGWGNIHFKSSTNRAPRQKTNGKPGERRKLKLELKVLADVGLLGMPNAGKSTLITAVSNARPKIADYPFTTLHPNLGVVRVGSERSFVIADIPGLIEGAAEGAGLGHRFLRHLQRTGVLLHLVDLAPFDENIDPVADAKAIVNELRKYDEALVEKPRWLVLNKVDMIPEEDRAKVVANFVKKFKWEGPVFEISALTGLGCDKLCYALQDYLDSVRRNRDEEDERAADPRYQVEDKSPD
- a CDS encoding CNP1-like family protein, producing MIKSFQKSRSYTLSALICLTLTACGGDPMVSGLDPFAPSVFKEGSTTMPLNPPNPDKLQSFYVSPTTVFKFSIDTSSILIGADGVTRYIVVITNPSGDQQAQYEGIRCDSYQWRLYGSYESGAWRPNPLSQWNYIKLHVPNRYQAALAQGALCDFSSQETSLKAVLRSLNPEKFTGGTQPTNSFGVMGN
- a CDS encoding RNA pyrophosphohydrolase, which codes for MLDREGYRANVGIVLLNSHNEVFWGKRVGQHSWQFPQGGIAHGESPEQAMYRELHEEVGLLPEHVQIIGRTRDWLRYDVPEEYLRRQHPTRVHRAAYRGQKQIWFLLRLVGLDSDIHLRASEHPEFDAWRWVPFWIELNSVIEFKRGVYQLALSELARNLTRGIKMQELVWGSPLDLMQSFYSKEGSVKDAKEGKYSND
- a CDS encoding proline--tRNA ligase, whose protein sequence is MKASQSFLATLKEAPSDAEVVSHKLMVRAGLIRKLSAGIYNYLPLGLKVIRKVENIIREEMNRAGAIELLMPMIQPAELWQETGRWEKMGPELLRIKDRHERDFLIQPTSEEVITDLARNEIKSYKQLPINFYQIQTKFRDERRPRFGIMRGREFSMKDAYSFDRDVEGLKKSYQIMFGAYTKIFRRMGLKFRAVTADNGAIGGSGSQEFHVIADTGEDAIVYCPSSDYAANLEAAVSLPLLGSRAAAQQSMQKVVTPTQTNCVEVANFLNIPIETTVKSLLFAVDQEKGPAKLFMLLLRGDHDLNEVKASKVPGMAESRFATEAEIKQACNAPAGYLGPVGIAPDVKVVADHTVANMSDFVCGANLAGHHLTGVNWGRDLPEPLVMDLRNAVIGDPSPDGKGVVDICRGIEVGHVFQLGTRYSEAMGCTYLDQQGKSQPMVMGCYGIGVTRLLGAAIEQGHDERGIIWPISMAPFEVVICPMNYDKSEQVKAAADQLHEQLIAAGIDVILDDRGERPGAMFADWELIGAPFRVVIGERGLVDAQVEFKGRTDAESQNISITEIKDKVIAAVNSAKQLVS
- the ffh gene encoding signal recognition particle protein produces the protein MLENLTDRLSRVVKTMRGEARLTESNTAEMLREIRLALLEADVALPVVKTLLEQIKFKALGEEVVGSLSPGQALVGVVQRELAQVMAGDGSQSGEINLATQPPAVILMAGLQGAGKTTSVGKLAKWLQEKKKKKVLTVSCDVYRPAAIEQLATVSKQVGAECFPSSVDQKPAAIALAALDWARRHYFDVLLVDTAGRLGIDEVLMQEIEDLHNKLSPIETLFVVDAMLGQDAVNTAKAFHDALPLSGVILTKLDGDSRGGAALSVRQVTGVPLKFIGTAEKMDGLEAFDAERMANRILGMGDILALVEQAQQSVDVAKAEKLATKISKGGFDLGDFRDQISQMQQMGGMASLMDKLPSHMAQAASKANMGQADKQIVRMRGIIDSMTPKERSKPELLKASRKRRIAAGAGVEVQEVNRLLAQFEQMQTMMKQFKGGKMARAMAGMAAKGAAKGIGGLFKK
- a CDS encoding cytochrome C assembly family protein — its product is MDILGYLSYSWLTPALYLLLLVFLTLSSQALAQSPVFTGLVRIGIFFILIIHGIQLHDSVFTDKGFVFGFAQDLSLVAWAGLAFYWFQSWFLPIVSLCWMALIFAMVCSVLPGLFPGVLISPDAVSDPWFKGHFIVATLSVGLLSLAAMHAMLMSIQDRALHRQLSIRPNGFLAHWLEDLPPLLTMESLLFSLLYVGFALLSLTVFSGLFFSQTLFGRPLVFDHKTIFALISWFLFGGLLVARWRVGLRGRAAVRWVLSAYTALIFAYVGSRFVLEVILHKA